A window of Cryptomeria japonica chromosome 3, Sugi_1.0, whole genome shotgun sequence contains these coding sequences:
- the LOC131053421 gene encoding uncharacterized protein LOC131053421 — translation MSFIGQNMLENIDSRLQQAYPQSAHLSFAGISMILVGDLGQLPLVNDRPAYASNRRAKLLWEEFKIVVTLDKIFRQDGENIQQQRFHQLLTNLRDANPQIDDWKLLMMRTPTNIDVARSVNIAEDFSTGELDLELLIVYKPGSAPPDPPTYVMVEFDNYSGLPFEDHHPNTIPITTNQKGRTLQLPLRLAWALTIHKSQGLTLPKVTIDIGPRERTRLTFVALSRVKSLEGLRIMPPFTYDRYEKMKKGKQLAKRKAEENRLKLLEDN, via the exons atgagcttcattggtcaaAACATGTTGGAAAACATAGATTCTCGACTTCAACAAGCATACCCACAAAGTGCACACCTAAGTTTTGCAG GTATATCTATGATTTTAGTAGGAGATTTGGGTCAATTGCCTCTAGTTAATGATAGACCTGCATATGCTAGTAATAGACGGGCAAAGCTACTATGGGAGGAATTCAAAATTGTGGTTACTTTAGATAAAATATTCAGACAAGATGGAGAAAATATTCAACAACAAAGATTTcatcaacttttgacaaatctaagagatgcaaaccCACAAATTGATGATTGGAAGCTGCTAATGATGAGAACCCCTACTAACATAGATGTTGCAA GAAGTGTTAATATAGCAGAAGATTTCTCAACTGGTGAACTTGATCTAGAGTTATTG ATTGTCTACAAGCCAGGAAGTGCTCCACCTGACCCACCGACATATGTGATGGTTGAATTTGATAATTACTCAGGATTACCATTTGAAGATCATCATCCAAATACAATTCCAATAACAACAAATCAAAAGGGCAGAACACTTCAGCTACCATTGAGATTGGCATGGGCATTGACTATACATAAATCTCAAGGATTGACTCTTCCAAAAGTAACTATCGATATAGGACCAAGAGAAAGAACTAGATTGACATTTGTTGCATTATCTCGTGTAAAATCTCTAGAGGGTTTGAGAATAATGCCACCATTTACATATGATCGTTATGAGAAAATGAAAAAGGGTAAACAACTTGCGAAGCGCAAGGCTGAGGAAAATAGGCTCAAACTTTTggaagataattga